From a region of the Paenibacillus sp. FSL R10-2734 genome:
- a CDS encoding altronate dehydratase family protein has protein sequence MKEVLQINEADNVAVALKDYKADDTIVIGSKEIKITEDIARGHKIALTSISEGENVLKYGYPIGHAKAPIAPGQWVHTHNTKTNLTGVEEYTFAQKLTPNPFAAENLTFKGYRRFDGSVGIRNELWIVPTVGCVNGVAEQIINIFKAEVGDIAPFDNVLVLKHNYGCSQLGDDHDNTRTILANAVKHPNAAGVLVLGLGCENNNLHVFKEMLGSYDEDRVRFLVSQEVGNEIEEGVKLLKEIYNNVQGDHREEVALSELKIGLKCGGSDGLSGITANPLLGRLSDYMAAQGGTTVLTEVPEMFGAEKILMERAADEDIFHKIVDLINDFKQYFMDYKQPVYENPSPGNKAGGITTLEDKSLGCTQKSGNSTVMDVLKYGELITNKGLNLLNAPGNDLVASSALAAAGCQLVIFTTGRGTPFGTFVPTMKVSTNTPLYEGKRHWIDFNAGVLVEDGSPDEVLRDFINYIIEVASGEWVNNEKNNFREISIFKTGVTL, from the coding sequence ATGAAAGAGGTATTGCAGATCAACGAAGCTGATAACGTCGCTGTTGCACTGAAGGACTATAAAGCAGACGATACCATCGTAATTGGTTCAAAAGAGATTAAGATTACAGAAGATATTGCTAGAGGTCATAAAATTGCACTAACCAGTATTAGCGAAGGTGAAAATGTGTTGAAATATGGTTATCCCATCGGTCATGCTAAAGCGCCTATCGCGCCAGGCCAGTGGGTGCACACTCATAATACGAAGACAAACCTAACAGGGGTAGAGGAATATACCTTTGCGCAGAAGCTGACGCCGAATCCTTTTGCCGCTGAGAATTTGACCTTTAAGGGGTATCGACGCTTTGATGGATCTGTAGGTATCCGCAATGAGCTGTGGATCGTGCCTACGGTTGGTTGTGTGAATGGAGTGGCGGAGCAGATCATCAATATTTTCAAGGCAGAGGTTGGGGATATTGCTCCATTCGATAATGTGCTTGTGCTTAAGCATAATTATGGTTGCTCCCAGCTTGGCGATGATCATGACAATACCCGTACAATTCTCGCTAACGCGGTTAAACATCCAAATGCGGCCGGCGTGCTTGTGCTCGGACTAGGTTGTGAGAATAACAACTTGCATGTTTTTAAAGAAATGCTGGGCAGCTATGATGAGGATCGTGTACGCTTCCTTGTCTCCCAAGAGGTTGGAAATGAGATTGAAGAGGGCGTAAAGCTGCTGAAGGAAATCTATAATAACGTGCAGGGTGATCATCGGGAAGAGGTGGCACTCTCTGAGCTGAAGATCGGTCTGAAGTGTGGAGGCTCCGATGGTCTGTCTGGCATTACTGCGAATCCACTGCTTGGACGTCTGTCTGACTATATGGCTGCTCAAGGCGGTACAACTGTACTGACTGAAGTGCCTGAAATGTTTGGCGCAGAAAAAATTCTGATGGAACGTGCTGCAGACGAAGATATTTTCCACAAAATTGTTGATCTTATCAACGACTTTAAACAGTATTTTATGGACTACAAACAGCCGGTGTACGAAAATCCTTCTCCAGGGAATAAAGCCGGAGGAATCACTACGCTCGAGGATAAATCACTGGGCTGCACGCAGAAATCTGGTAACTCCACGGTCATGGATGTACTTAAGTACGGGGAACTTATCACTAATAAAGGATTAAATCTCCTGAATGCGCCAGGCAACGATCTTGTGGCTTCGTCCGCACTTGCTGCTGCTGGCTGCCAATTGGTGATCTTTACAACCGGACGGGGAACGCCTTTTGGTACATTCGTGCCAACGATGAAAGTGTCTACAAATACGCCTTTGTATGAAGGTAAGCGTCACTGGATTGATTTTAATGCAGGGGTATTGGTTGAAGACGGTTCTCCAGACGAGGTCTTGCGTGACTTCATTAACTATATTATTGAGGTGGCCAGCGGCGAGTGGGTTAATAATGAAAAGAATAACTTCCGTGAGATTTCCATTTTCAAAACAGGGGTAACGCTATAA
- a CDS encoding tagaturonate reductase — MERLNSDSWKAYKQYPEKVLQFGEGNFMRAFVDWQIHTMNQQTDFNGGVVVVQPLANGLAEMLNDQDGLYTLYLQGLKDGVAVKEHEVINCITRTLNPYSQHEEYMKLAENPELRFIMSNTTEAGIAFEAGDKLTDTPQSSFPGKLTALLYKRYEIFNGDASKGFIIIPCELIDRNGDELKKVILKYADLWNLGEGFVEWLNEANTFCCSLVDRIVPGYPRDSIAEITEELGYEDKLVVVGEQFHLWVIEGPQWIKEEFPAELAGLNVLVVDDMTPYRTRKVRILNGAHTALTPVAYLYGIDTVAEAIEHEEVGTYVKSLIYDEIIPTLDLPVEELNSFADAVLERFLNPYVQHYLMSISLNSISKFKTRDLPSLLQFVESKGQLPEKLVFSLSALIAFYKGRRGQEEIQLADDADILEWFASLWGGWDGTDTGLRALAVDVLAATNRWGCDLNEVAGLTDKVTEGLIAIEKTGMKQALKAFVKRPAHN, encoded by the coding sequence TTGGAAAGATTGAATAGCGATAGTTGGAAAGCTTATAAGCAGTATCCCGAAAAGGTTCTGCAATTTGGTGAGGGCAATTTCATGCGCGCGTTTGTAGATTGGCAGATTCATACCATGAATCAACAAACGGATTTCAACGGTGGAGTGGTTGTCGTGCAGCCGCTGGCTAACGGGCTTGCAGAAATGCTAAATGATCAGGATGGGCTGTATACCCTTTATCTACAAGGACTCAAAGACGGAGTAGCTGTAAAAGAGCATGAGGTAATCAATTGTATTACGCGGACGCTCAATCCATACTCGCAACACGAGGAGTATATGAAGCTTGCCGAGAACCCTGAACTTCGTTTTATCATGTCCAATACTACTGAGGCAGGAATAGCTTTTGAAGCCGGCGACAAGTTAACCGATACCCCACAGAGTAGCTTTCCGGGCAAGCTGACGGCCTTACTATATAAACGTTATGAAATTTTTAATGGTGATGCTTCAAAAGGCTTTATCATTATTCCGTGCGAGCTGATTGACCGGAATGGTGATGAGCTTAAAAAGGTTATTTTAAAATATGCTGACCTGTGGAATCTCGGAGAAGGCTTTGTAGAGTGGTTGAATGAAGCTAATACCTTCTGCTGCAGTCTGGTGGACCGCATTGTTCCCGGTTATCCAAGAGACAGCATTGCCGAGATTACAGAAGAACTGGGCTATGAGGATAAGCTGGTCGTTGTTGGTGAGCAGTTCCACCTTTGGGTAATTGAAGGACCACAGTGGATTAAAGAGGAGTTCCCGGCTGAGCTAGCAGGTCTCAATGTGCTGGTGGTAGATGATATGACCCCTTATCGGACTCGTAAAGTGAGAATTCTAAACGGGGCTCATACAGCTCTGACACCAGTAGCGTATTTGTACGGAATTGATACGGTTGCTGAGGCGATCGAGCACGAAGAGGTTGGGACGTACGTGAAGTCCTTAATCTACGATGAGATTATTCCGACGCTGGATCTGCCGGTAGAGGAATTGAACTCTTTTGCAGACGCGGTATTGGAACGGTTCCTGAACCCTTATGTGCAGCATTACTTGATGAGCATCTCCCTTAACTCTATATCGAAATTTAAGACAAGAGATTTGCCTTCATTACTGCAATTTGTGGAGTCGAAAGGCCAATTGCCTGAAAAGCTCGTCTTCTCATTGAGCGCATTAATTGCTTTCTATAAAGGACGTAGAGGACAGGAAGAAATTCAGCTTGCAGATGATGCAGATATTTTGGAATGGTTCGCTTCCTTGTGGGGAGGATGGGATGGTACAGACACAGGATTACGCGCATTGGCCGTCGATGTACTAGCAGCAACCAATCGCTGGGGTTGTGATCTGAATGAAGTGGCTGGGCTTACTGACAAGGTGACAGAAGGACTGATTGCGATTGAGAAGACCGGCATGAAGCAAGCATTGAAAGCGTTCGTGAAGAGACCGGCACACAACTAA
- a CDS encoding DUF438 domain-containing protein, whose product MSELINNREVDAPEQTRRQAMLKEIIKELHAGKSVDEVKARFEEAVGDVTVAEISAMEHSLMTEEGIPVSEVQRLCSVHTAIFKGSIEQIHRSSKPEEQPGHPVHTFKLENREIERLVNFRMDLHATKFQKNDSEEQIFKLLEDLSLLLDLDKHYSRKENLLFPYLEKYGIYGPTKVMWGVDDNIRRMIKEAKAALSTYSGNASEIGVQLAEIIKEVNEMIFKEENILLPMALDKLTEDEWVKIARESDEIGFCLTAPEQEWIPERAAEPEGAALQEEAAGAAPQEGFIRFETGLLSLHQLETVLNHLPVDLTFIDENDVVRYFSHGKERIFARTKAVIGRTVQNCHPPQSVHVVEKLLEDFKAGRKDAEDFWINIKDKFIYIRYFAVRDETGKYMGTLEFTQNIAPIRALEGQKRILSE is encoded by the coding sequence ATGAGTGAACTTATAAATAACCGTGAGGTTGATGCACCGGAGCAGACCCGGCGTCAGGCTATGCTCAAGGAGATTATTAAGGAGCTACATGCAGGCAAAAGCGTAGATGAGGTTAAGGCGCGCTTTGAGGAAGCTGTAGGTGATGTTACCGTAGCGGAAATTTCCGCGATGGAGCATTCGTTAATGACCGAAGAGGGGATTCCGGTATCCGAGGTACAACGACTTTGTTCGGTGCACACGGCGATCTTTAAAGGTTCTATTGAGCAGATTCACCGCTCGTCTAAGCCCGAGGAGCAGCCAGGCCATCCAGTACACACCTTTAAGTTAGAGAATCGTGAAATTGAAAGACTTGTTAACTTCCGTATGGATCTGCACGCGACAAAGTTTCAAAAGAACGATAGTGAGGAACAGATCTTCAAGTTGTTGGAGGATCTTAGCTTGCTGCTGGATCTTGATAAACACTACAGTCGTAAAGAGAACCTACTCTTTCCTTACCTCGAAAAATACGGGATTTATGGGCCAACCAAGGTCATGTGGGGAGTGGATGATAATATCCGTCGTATGATTAAAGAGGCAAAGGCAGCGCTCAGCACTTACAGCGGGAACGCATCTGAAATTGGGGTTCAGCTAGCGGAGATCATCAAGGAAGTTAATGAAATGATCTTTAAAGAAGAAAATATTCTACTGCCTATGGCGCTGGACAAATTGACTGAAGATGAATGGGTCAAAATCGCTCGGGAGAGCGATGAAATCGGATTCTGCCTAACGGCACCGGAACAGGAGTGGATACCCGAGCGTGCCGCAGAGCCGGAAGGTGCAGCATTGCAGGAGGAAGCAGCGGGGGCCGCTCCGCAAGAAGGGTTCATTCGCTTTGAGACAGGTCTGTTGTCACTGCATCAGCTAGAGACCGTGCTCAATCACCTGCCGGTAGATCTGACATTTATTGATGAGAATGATGTCGTTCGATATTTCTCACACGGGAAGGAACGTATCTTTGCGCGAACTAAAGCAGTGATTGGACGCACAGTACAGAACTGTCATCCGCCACAAAGTGTGCATGTGGTAGAGAAGCTTCTGGAGGACTTCAAGGCAGGTCGTAAGGATGCTGAAGACTTCTGGATCAACATCAAGGATAAATTTATCTACATCCGTTATTTCGCTGTACGCGACGAGACCGGCAAGTATATGGGGACGCTGGAGTTTACACAGAATATCGCACCAATCCGTGCACTAGAGGGCCAAAAACGTATTCTATCGGAATAA
- a CDS encoding YvcK family protein, which yields MGGGTGLSVMLRGLKEKPLDITAIVTVADDGGSSGILRSELQMPPPGDIRNVLTAMADVEPLMADIMRYRFNTGEGLAGHSLGNLILAALTDISGDFVTAVRELSRLFAVRGRVLPAAGDAVVLRAEMSDGTIITGESKIPEAGGIIKRVSLEPADVEPLPEALEAIRNADAILLGPGSLYTSILPNLLVPKLAEAVVSSDAIKIFVCNVMTQPGETDNYTVNDHLQAVYDHIGIHLFDYVIVNDGQIPEQVQTKYAEKGARPVQLDKDVLKGSTYKVIADKLVLFRTYLRHDTDKLSHHIYHLVQDWINRNPRQ from the coding sequence ATGGGCGGTGGTACGGGGCTATCTGTCATGCTTCGCGGCCTAAAAGAAAAGCCGCTAGATATTACAGCTATAGTTACCGTAGCAGATGATGGAGGAAGCTCGGGTATTTTGCGCAGTGAACTGCAAATGCCGCCTCCTGGGGATATCCGCAACGTATTAACGGCTATGGCTGATGTGGAGCCGCTCATGGCGGATATTATGAGATATCGTTTCAACACAGGTGAAGGCTTGGCAGGTCATAGTCTTGGTAATCTAATCCTTGCTGCGCTCACAGATATATCCGGTGATTTCGTTACAGCGGTTCGCGAGCTCAGTCGATTATTCGCTGTTCGCGGACGGGTATTGCCCGCTGCGGGGGATGCCGTAGTGTTGCGTGCAGAAATGTCGGATGGCACGATTATCACGGGCGAGTCTAAGATACCGGAAGCCGGAGGGATCATCAAACGAGTGTCTTTGGAGCCTGCTGATGTGGAACCGTTGCCTGAAGCACTGGAAGCGATTCGAAATGCGGATGCGATTCTTTTGGGTCCAGGGAGTCTATACACAAGCATTCTTCCGAACCTACTTGTTCCCAAGCTAGCAGAAGCAGTTGTATCTTCTGATGCAATCAAAATCTTTGTCTGTAATGTAATGACTCAGCCTGGTGAAACAGATAATTATACTGTAAATGACCATTTACAGGCCGTTTATGATCATATTGGGATTCATTTATTCGATTATGTTATTGTTAATGACGGTCAAATTCCAGAGCAGGTGCAGACGAAGTACGCGGAGAAGGGTGCTCGCCCGGTACAACTCGACAAGGATGTACTGAAAGGCAGTACTTATAAAGTTATAGCCGATAAGTTAGTGTTATTCCGAACTTATTTAAGGCATGATACCGATAAGCTTAGTCATCATATCTACCACCTTGTGCAAGATTGGATAAATAGAAACCCGAGGCAATAA
- a CDS encoding GDSL-type esterase/lipase family protein, protein MSYQYTAIGDSLTTGFGALPGNGFVPVYRRMAEGRLRSIVASTNLGVNGMTTSELEQRLRGSSMTREAIRAADIITLSIGGNDLIRAAKATARQPENLSKELRRSLQECKQNFAVIMSILIQLKAGTRRPFIIRIVGLYNPYPQVVGATEWVRHFNRYASQYSSRVCGFASIYSEFAGNERGLLSIDHLHPNGRGYRVIAEKLDALGYGGLI, encoded by the coding sequence ATGAGCTATCAATATACTGCCATTGGCGATTCCTTGACGACTGGATTTGGCGCTCTGCCAGGTAACGGCTTTGTCCCGGTGTACCGTAGAATGGCGGAAGGGAGGCTGCGTTCAATAGTGGCCTCTACGAATTTGGGCGTGAATGGAATGACTACTTCTGAACTGGAACAGCGGCTACGCGGGAGTTCTATGACTCGCGAAGCCATTCGAGCAGCTGATATTATCACTCTATCCATTGGTGGCAATGATTTAATCCGTGCTGCGAAGGCTACAGCTAGACAACCTGAAAATTTATCTAAAGAGCTTCGGAGATCACTACAGGAATGCAAACAAAATTTTGCTGTAATTATGAGTATTCTCATCCAATTGAAGGCGGGAACGCGTAGACCTTTCATCATTCGAATTGTGGGATTGTATAATCCCTATCCTCAGGTAGTAGGCGCTACAGAGTGGGTTAGGCATTTTAACCGCTATGCATCACAGTACAGTAGCCGAGTATGTGGATTTGCTTCTATTTATAGTGAGTTTGCAGGAAACGAGAGAGGGCTGTTATCTATTGACCACTTACATCCGAATGGCCGAGGTTACCGTGTGATTGCTGAGAAACTCGATGCGCTTGGTTATGGCGGTTTGATTTAA
- a CDS encoding ROK family glucokinase codes for MSENIYVGVDLGGTAIKVGICNAEGTLLHTYEGPTETAEGVDTVIDNIEKYVRQIVEDSPYSWDQLAGVGAGVAGFTNIREGIIILAPNIGFKDVPIRSILEDRWNKPVKIDNDANVAALGEAWSGAGRGIENCVCYTLGTGVGGGIIINGKIYQGFAGLAGELGHISVVPDLEAIQCGCGNMGCLETVSSATGIIRMANDAVARGDRTSLSTVEKIAAKEVFDAAKAGDEVAIRIVNRAAYYLGKSMASVAAVLNPEVFIVGGGVSKAGDILFDEVRRVFAKLAPAPLQTGVSIIPAELGNDAGIVGAAGLLLRS; via the coding sequence ATGTCTGAGAATATCTACGTTGGCGTGGATTTGGGTGGAACTGCAATTAAGGTTGGAATCTGCAATGCTGAGGGAACTCTATTGCATACTTATGAGGGACCCACAGAAACTGCAGAAGGTGTCGATACTGTTATCGATAATATCGAGAAGTATGTACGCCAAATTGTGGAGGATTCCCCGTACTCTTGGGATCAGCTTGCAGGTGTAGGAGCGGGCGTAGCAGGGTTCACAAATATTCGTGAAGGAATCATCATCCTTGCGCCTAACATAGGATTTAAAGATGTGCCGATTCGCTCCATTTTGGAAGATCGCTGGAACAAGCCTGTCAAAATAGACAATGATGCGAACGTAGCTGCACTGGGTGAAGCCTGGAGTGGTGCGGGACGCGGGATTGAAAACTGTGTCTGCTATACGCTAGGAACAGGTGTTGGTGGCGGAATCATTATTAATGGTAAGATTTATCAAGGTTTTGCGGGCCTAGCAGGTGAGCTTGGCCATATCTCTGTAGTGCCGGATCTGGAAGCTATTCAATGTGGTTGTGGCAATATGGGATGTTTGGAAACCGTTTCCTCCGCAACAGGAATTATTCGTATGGCTAATGATGCAGTAGCACGTGGTGATCGTACTTCCCTCTCTACGGTAGAGAAGATTGCTGCGAAGGAAGTATTTGATGCAGCTAAGGCTGGCGATGAAGTAGCGATTCGCATAGTAAACCGTGCAGCATACTATTTGGGTAAATCTATGGCTTCTGTTGCGGCTGTGCTTAACCCTGAGGTCTTCATCGTTGGTGGTGGTGTATCTAAGGCTGGAGATATTCTATTTGATGAAGTTCGTCGCGTGTTTGCTAAGCTTGCACCGGCTCCGCTTCAGACTGGTGTTTCGATTATCCCTGCGGAGCTCGGGAATGATGCAGGTATTGTTGGCGCTGCTGGCCTCTTGCTTCGTTCTTAA
- a CDS encoding SIMPL domain-containing protein (The SIMPL domain is named for its presence in mouse protein SIMPL (signalling molecule that associates with mouse pelle-like kinase). Bacterial member BP26, from Brucella, was shown to assemble into a channel-like structure, while YggE from E. coli has been associated with resistance to oxidative stress.) produces MKGLVKKIGSVLIVGSLLIGGISMSGVFQGPAKAYAAEDVQKNVVNVVGKGELSIKPDIVYLTIGVDTTAATAQEAQKTNAAKIQKITTLLKGTWKIVDKDIQSTQFYVQPNYSYSEKEGQQVKGYNANHTLLVSYRDLTKVGELLDAASAAGANNIGNARFSVEDTSAFEAQVIEKAMANADVKAAAIAKAAKRSLGQVITVSQNDGSTSPVYYEQNLKMDMAAADAGASTSVQPGVVKVTTQLSVMYELK; encoded by the coding sequence ATGAAAGGTTTGGTAAAGAAAATCGGTTCAGTGTTGATCGTAGGGAGTTTGTTAATTGGGGGGATCAGCATGAGTGGTGTCTTTCAGGGTCCTGCAAAGGCTTACGCTGCTGAGGATGTGCAGAAAAATGTCGTTAATGTAGTAGGTAAAGGTGAATTGTCTATTAAGCCGGATATTGTATACTTGACCATCGGTGTGGATACTACAGCTGCAACCGCACAAGAAGCACAAAAAACAAATGCTGCTAAAATCCAAAAGATCACTACACTGCTGAAGGGTACTTGGAAAATCGTAGATAAGGATATTCAAAGTACTCAATTTTATGTGCAACCCAACTATAGCTATAGCGAAAAAGAAGGACAGCAAGTAAAAGGGTACAACGCGAATCATACGCTGTTAGTGTCCTATAGAGATCTGACCAAGGTTGGTGAATTGCTGGACGCTGCCTCTGCGGCAGGGGCAAACAATATCGGAAATGCACGTTTTTCCGTGGAAGATACTTCTGCCTTTGAAGCTCAGGTGATTGAAAAGGCGATGGCAAACGCAGATGTTAAAGCAGCGGCTATTGCTAAGGCAGCTAAACGTAGCTTGGGTCAAGTAATCACGGTCAGCCAAAATGATGGCAGTACCTCTCCGGTTTATTATGAACAGAATCTGAAAATGGATATGGCTGCAGCAGATGCTGGTGCAAGCACATCCGTTCAACCGGGAGTAGTTAAAGTTACAACACAGCTAAGTGTTATGTATGAATTAAAATAG
- the rapZ gene encoding RNase adapter RapZ, with protein sequence MTELDNTPTAGATLIIITGMSGAGKTIAVQSLEDLGFFCVDNLPPVLIPKFAELIEQSKGKIAKVALVIDLRGREFFTALSESLAYIKDESTIGCEILFLDATDSVLVQRYKESRRHHPLAPKGLPLDGIKLERKMLEELKNSATLCLDTSSMKPVQLKEKIVSRFSHLGKSTLSVNITSFGFKYGIPIDADLVFDVRFLPNPHYVDNLRPKTGQDSDVYDYVMKWPETQVFLTKLLDMLHFLIPQYRREGKSQIIIGIGCTGGKHRSVAISEYLGKMLGVSETESVAVSHRDSERDRH encoded by the coding sequence ATGACCGAATTGGACAATACTCCAACGGCTGGAGCCACCCTGATCATTATTACCGGAATGTCAGGTGCGGGTAAGACAATTGCTGTGCAAAGTCTGGAAGACCTAGGGTTCTTCTGTGTTGATAATTTGCCGCCGGTGCTGATCCCTAAGTTTGCAGAACTGATTGAGCAGTCGAAGGGTAAGATCGCCAAGGTAGCTCTTGTGATTGACCTGCGCGGCCGAGAATTCTTCACTGCTTTGTCCGAGTCTTTAGCCTATATCAAGGATGAGTCAACCATTGGTTGTGAAATCTTGTTCTTGGATGCTACGGATTCGGTACTTGTGCAGCGTTACAAGGAAAGTCGGCGTCATCATCCTCTAGCGCCCAAGGGACTTCCACTTGACGGTATCAAGCTGGAACGTAAAATGCTGGAGGAATTAAAGAATTCAGCCACATTGTGTCTGGATACTAGCAGTATGAAACCAGTGCAGCTAAAAGAGAAGATTGTATCGCGGTTCTCGCATTTAGGAAAAAGCACACTCTCCGTCAATATTACGTCGTTCGGATTTAAGTATGGTATTCCTATTGATGCAGACCTCGTCTTCGATGTTCGCTTTTTGCCTAACCCACATTATGTGGATAACCTGCGGCCCAAAACAGGTCAGGACAGCGATGTCTATGACTATGTAATGAAGTGGCCTGAGACACAGGTGTTCCTGACCAAACTGCTCGATATGCTTCATTTTTTAATTCCGCAATATCGTAGGGAAGGTAAATCCCAGATTATTATCGGCATTGGCTGTACGGGCGGCAAACACCGTTCGGTAGCTATTTCTGAATATTTGGGTAAAATGCTGGGCGTCAGCGAAACGGAATCCGTAGCGGTTAGTCATCGGGATTCCGAGCGTGATCGGCACTAA
- a CDS encoding HPr family phosphocarrier protein yields the protein MTKHPVVVRLKTGLHARPAALFVQEANKFSSEIFVEKDDKKVNAKSIMGIMSLAISSGTEIYISADGADADQAVNALTSLVSKEELENQ from the coding sequence ATGACAAAGCACCCGGTAGTTGTTCGGTTGAAGACAGGGCTACACGCTCGACCGGCAGCATTGTTTGTGCAAGAAGCTAACAAGTTTTCGTCGGAGATTTTCGTGGAAAAAGACGATAAAAAAGTAAATGCCAAAAGTATTATGGGTATTATGAGCTTAGCGATCAGTTCCGGCACGGAGATCTATATCAGCGCGGATGGTGCAGACGCGGATCAAGCTGTAAACGCTTTGACGAGTCTCGTTAGCAAAGAAGAGCTTGAGAACCAATAA
- the whiA gene encoding DNA-binding protein WhiA — MSFAALTKKELTMVESEPCCEKAEMSALIRMNGSVQLSSKKVILDISTENAAIARRVYSLLKKYYQVHIELLVRKKMRLKKNNVYIVRIPSRVQEILNDLRIVSEGFIFTDGIDKEIVGNNCCKRAYLRGAFLAGGSVNNPEGSSYHLEISSMYEEHCKALVDLAGEFHLNARCIERKKGFILYIKEGEKIIEFLSLIGAHQALFKFEDVRIMRDMRNSVNRIVNCETANLNKTISAAVRQIENIKLLQREVGLESLPDKLREVAEIRMAHPDINLKEVGEMLKGTVSKSGVNHRLRKIDELADKVRGG, encoded by the coding sequence TTGTCTTTTGCGGCCCTTACCAAAAAAGAGCTGACGATGGTGGAGAGTGAGCCTTGTTGTGAGAAGGCGGAGATGTCAGCGCTAATCCGTATGAATGGATCTGTGCAGCTTTCAAGCAAAAAGGTTATTCTCGACATCTCGACGGAGAACGCCGCGATTGCAAGGCGGGTATATTCTTTACTTAAGAAATATTACCAGGTCCATATTGAGCTACTCGTGCGTAAAAAAATGCGTTTGAAGAAAAATAACGTTTATATCGTTAGAATCCCTAGTCGCGTACAGGAGATATTAAATGATCTCAGAATTGTGTCCGAAGGATTTATTTTTACCGACGGTATTGATAAAGAGATTGTTGGGAATAACTGCTGTAAGCGTGCTTATTTGCGCGGTGCATTTCTGGCGGGCGGATCGGTTAATAATCCGGAGGGTTCCTCTTACCATTTGGAGATTTCTTCGATGTATGAGGAGCATTGTAAAGCGTTAGTCGATCTGGCTGGTGAATTTCACCTAAACGCACGGTGCATTGAACGTAAAAAAGGGTTTATTCTATACATTAAAGAAGGCGAGAAGATTATCGAATTCTTAAGTTTGATCGGGGCGCATCAAGCGTTGTTCAAATTTGAGGATGTAAGAATTATGCGTGATATGCGTAATTCCGTGAATCGGATCGTGAACTGCGAGACTGCGAATCTCAATAAAACGATAAGTGCCGCGGTGCGGCAGATTGAGAATATCAAACTGCTGCAGCGAGAAGTGGGACTGGAGAGCTTACCGGATAAACTGCGAGAAGTTGCAGAAATTCGAATGGCACATCCAGATATCAACCTTAAAGAGGTTGGTGAAATGCTGAAAGGTACAGTCAGTAAGTCCGGAGTAAATCATCGACTTCGTAAGATTGATGAGCTGGCGGACAAGGTTCGAGGCGGCTAG
- a CDS encoding DUF1858 domain-containing protein yields MEKALRMDESIFDMVSRHPEVIEIMVELGFKDIAKPGMLQAAGRFMTLSKGIKLKKIDPDTVELAFEQHGFEIMK; encoded by the coding sequence ATGGAAAAAGCGCTGCGAATGGATGAATCCATATTCGATATGGTATCACGGCATCCGGAGGTCATCGAGATTATGGTAGAGCTGGGCTTTAAGGATATCGCTAAGCCTGGCATGCTGCAGGCGGCTGGACGTTTCATGACCTTATCCAAAGGAATCAAATTGAAGAAAATCGATCCCGACACCGTGGAGTTAGCATTTGAACAACATGGCTTCGAGATTATGAAATAA